GGGGAAGTTCAGAGTAATGGAATGTTGATCATCGGGGAAAAAGCCGTTGTCCGGGCGGAAATTCAAGCTGGTATTGTTCTGGTGCATGGAGAAGCCCATGGAAAGATCAGCGCCAAATCCCGGATTGAGGCTTATTCCCCGGCAAGAATTTACGGCGACATTTATTCCCCCGTCCTGGTGTTGGGCGAAGGGGTCATCTTCGAAGGTACTTCCCACATGACGGGGGAGTCGGAAGGAATGGGGAAGGCTGAAAATCTGACCCCCCCCAAAAAATAGACGGAGAGGACTCGATGATCGATTTGAATTTAACGCTCATCATTCAACTGGCAGTTGTTTTAAGTTTGATGGTCATTTTAAGCCAGATTGCTTTCAAACCTTTTTTAAGCCTCCTGCAGGCGAGAAAAGAACGGATCGAAGGAGCTGAAAAAAGGGC
This portion of the Deltaproteobacteria bacterium genome encodes:
- a CDS encoding polymer-forming cytoskeletal protein, encoding MDTKRKNKEEINALLGWGTEFEGKLTFEGAVRVDGKFTGEVQSNGMLIIGEKAVVRAEIQAGIVLVHGEAHGKISAKSRIEAYSPARIYGDIYSPVLVLGEGVIFEGTSHMTGESEGMGKAENLTPPKK